One genomic window of Struthio camelus isolate bStrCam1 chromosome 1, bStrCam1.hap1, whole genome shotgun sequence includes the following:
- the LOC138065726 gene encoding uncharacterized protein produces MWLSPPPGLTHSSRRLFEDASCLSFGSAAGTVISEPSRWHLGLLLHTDMPPHAKLPLGVHDDGSERRWYGVAWQEHLGLSTASVCITVVIGEGAAPTFISFLVPALLLHLKGGPKLRMHMMLCPVALIPRCPGEGLVTFIPSGTHAQASFLLILADRGEQVVSHLRLTYSGARKSSEKLPKAWSLHSVRPTHPFIERFNQMNNTESTQTLTSDYPCFLQERLFSD; encoded by the exons ATGTGGCTTTCACCACCTCCTGGCTTAACCCATTCTTCTCGGAGGCTGTTTGAGGATGCATCCTGCCTTTCATTCGGTTCTGCAGCGGGGACGGTCATATCGGAGCCTTCTCGGTGGCACTTGGGCTTGCTCCTGCACACTGACATGCCACCCCATGCCAAACTCCCCCTAGGTGTACATGACGATGGGAGTGAGCGGAGGTGGTATGGGGTTGCATGGCAGGAGCATCTGGGACTTTCTACAGCTAGTGTTTGCATCACAGTCGTCATAGGAGAAG GAGCAGCACCCACCTTTATCTCGTTCCTcgttcctgctctgctgctgcatttGAAGGGAGGACc AAAGCTGAGGATGCACATGATGTTGTGCCCTGTAGCCCTGATTCCCAGATGCCCAGGCGAGGGACTGGTCACCTTCATTCCCTCTGGTACACATGCCcaagcttctttcctgt TAATATTAGCTGATCGAGGCGAGCAAGTTGTGTCACACCTACGTTTGACCTACAGTGGCGCCAGGAAAAGCAGTGAGAAGCTACCTAAGGCATGGTCTCTGCACAGTGTCAGACCAACTCACCCATTTATTGAGAGATTCAATCAAATGAACAACACGGAGTCAACGCAGACGCTTACTTCAGATTACCCATGTTTCCTGCAGGAGAGACTTTTCTCTGACTAA